The window TCAAGCTGCTGCGGCGAAAAACAGAAGGTCTTCCTTTGAATTACTCATTTTGCGCCTCGCACCTGGGCCTGGGATGTAACAGCATCCACCACCTGGATCTGTTTGTTTTCCTGAGCGGCCGGAATGATATCATCCTGGATGCAAGCTTGCTCGATCAGGAATTAGCTGCGGCCAAACGGCCCGGCTTTGTCGAATTCACCGGCACCCTGACTGCGCGGAATGGCAAAGGGGGTACTGTGCGGATTACCTCTTACCGTCGGGGCTCGGCCCCCCCCATGCTCACCATTTTCTGTGAGTCGATACGGTTTATCTACCGGCTGAACGAGCAGACGGCATGGGTGGCCGAACCACGGTCGGGCTGGCGCTGGCGCGCTGTGCCTCTGCCTTTTCCCAAGCAGAGCCGGCTTACCCACCTCGTGGCCAGACAAATCTTGAACGAAGGGGTGTCTGATTTGCCGACCTTTGAAGAGTCAGCACGGCTTCATGTACTTCTCCTGCAGGCTTTGTTACCGAAAACCGGCCGGCGGGAATGGGAAGAAGAGGGATTATGCCCGATCACTTGACCGGCCGATTCCGCCCGGTGCTGCTGCCTTGTATGTTGTTTTACGGAAACAGCGCCCTAATTTCACACGGGGAGTGATTCCGCTGTACGGGTCTGTGCTACTGAAACCACATCATGTTCTGTGCTACGGATGGACCAAGGAGTTTTTCGAAGCATTTTCATCATTAAAGTATTCAGGAATTGAGCTGCCGCTCACGTTACTGAGGCACTACCATAAGTATATCGCGCCCTTGGTCGACCGGAACCTGAGCAATCAGCCTCTGATCAGTCAGTTGCAGAAAAAGCACGGCCTTTACAGTTTCAGGGATGTCCAGAAGGCCCTGGAGCGAAGGCCGACTGTCAGGCTGGACCTATCCAGAGACAGTAAAAGGAATATGTTAGCCGTGCATACACGGCAGGCACAGTTTCTTCCTTTTGTTCTGGACCGTTTCCCCAACGCTGATGTACTGGTTATTCTATGGTCCTCCCGGGAAGAGGTTTTTTTGCCCGACCGTGAACTGCCCCGGTCTTACCGGGTGTTCAAAGTCTTGGATGAGGTATCGAAAGCACATCCGGATCCACGCGCGATATTGACTGTGATGACAAAAGCGGACTTGCTCCTGCAAAAGCATACAAAACACATGGTCTTCGGTCAGCCCGTGTTCAAGGTGTGGCTTCGTAAACTGCTGCTGGTTTCCATCAAGATGGTTCACGTGATGACGCGGATGTTTCTGGAAAACCCGATCAAGGTGATACTGAGTAACGGGGAGATCGCGAATCCGGGTCTGACCCTCTCCCTTTTGGCGGCTCAGTACAATCTTCCCTTCGTAAACGCGTTGACCAGCCTAATTACAGACCGGAACTTAATTCCCACCAGAGCCGCCTATTATTGTGTTTGGGGGGAGTATTACCGGGCCTGGTTGGAGAAAAGAGGTATTGAAGCCTCCAAAATCATCTTGACAGGAAACCTGCGCTTCGAATATGATCGACACCCCAGCAGCTTCAGCAGACAATCCATCCAATCACTGCTGAATTACCCCGAAAACAATCTGGTTTTCATGTACACAACTCAACCCTTCTCCGACAAAGTCAAACGCGCTGTGACCCAATGGATTAATCAGGCAGTCACCGACCACCCGGTAACGGTACTCATTAAGCCTCATCCTTACGATAAGTTCGATTATGGTCCATTTACCAAAACGGGCCGCATTGTTATAGTGCCGGAGTCGCTCAAGCTGTATGATTTGTTGCCGAACATCGATTTTATCATGACCATATCTTCAGACACGGCTATTGAGGCGGCACTTCTGCAAAAGGGTATTATTGTTCTTCAGCCTGAACTACCCTATCATTTTGATCTCAATAATAACGATTTTCACTCTTTTCTGACCAGATGCCAGGCCGGCTTTGTTGCTTCTTCACCAAAAAGCTTACGCAACATTTTAGCCGATCTCTGTCGGAGTGAGGAAATGCGCAACAATCTACATGCAATGGGGCAAAAATTCCTTAACAATACCATCCGGAATGGCACTTTATCCACGCCGTCTAAAGATATGTATCAATTCATAAAGACAATACTTAATTAAGGTTGTGTTTCCAAAAGAGGTAGATACGGTTGTACGGGGAAGATACGCTTAACGCGCATAATCTCCTGCGCTACGGCTGGACCAAAGAATTCGTGGAAGCTTTTTCTTCACTCAGATATTCGGGATTGGAATTGCCGCTTACCTTGCTTCGGAATTACCACCTGCATATTGCGTCGCTGGTCGATCAGAATCTGACCAATCAGCCTCTGATCAGTCAGTTACAGGA is drawn from Candidatus Desulforudis audaxviator MP104C and contains these coding sequences:
- a CDS encoding oxidoreductase; its protein translation is MITPKHSRKTRVCSGTERIKKPAVIAVIGSGVIGRRHLEALSLMDRPVTLEVVDPSAEALLKAERALQEAGLPRRTITVRYRHNLEGLPSKLDLAVVAVKADVRRLVLEDLLARVTVPYLVLEKILFQKLPDYGRIRELLGRNGVKAWVNCPLRAMAFFKLLRRKTEGLPLNYSFCASHLGLGCNSIHHLDLFVFLSGRNDIILDASLLDQELAAAKRPGFVEFTGTLTARNGKGGTVRITSYRRGSAPPMLTIFCESIRFIYRLNEQTAWVAEPRSGWRWRAVPLPFPKQSRLTHLVARQILNEGVSDLPTFEESARLHVLLLQALLPKTGRREWEEEGLCPIT
- a CDS encoding CDP-glycerol glycerophosphotransferase family protein — encoded protein: MLAVHTRQAQFLPFVLDRFPNADVLVILWSSREEVFLPDRELPRSYRVFKVLDEVSKAHPDPRAILTVMTKADLLLQKHTKHMVFGQPVFKVWLRKLLLVSIKMVHVMTRMFLENPIKVILSNGEIANPGLTLSLLAAQYNLPFVNALTSLITDRNLIPTRAAYYCVWGEYYRAWLEKRGIEASKIILTGNLRFEYDRHPSSFSRQSIQSLLNYPENNLVFMYTTQPFSDKVKRAVTQWINQAVTDHPVTVLIKPHPYDKFDYGPFTKTGRIVIVPESLKLYDLLPNIDFIMTISSDTAIEAALLQKGIIVLQPELPYHFDLNNNDFHSFLTRCQAGFVASSPKSLRNILADLCRSEEMRNNLHAMGQKFLNNTIRNGTLSTPSKDMYQFIKTILN